A genomic window from Sandaracinaceae bacterium includes:
- a CDS encoding acetyl-CoA carboxylase biotin carboxylase subunit produces MTNVAHRPIHKLLIANRGEIAARIMRTCADMGIETVAVFSDADADAPFVRQADEAVRIGPAPSAESYLRVDRILEAAKRTGADAIHPGFGFLAENADFAQAVEDAGLVFVGPSPDAIRAMGSKQRAKKIAEDAGVPVIPGYDGADQDPAVLAAEAKKVGFPVLVKASAGGGGKGMRVVRDEGGLMAAIEGAKREAKSSFGDDTLLIEKYVERPRHVEIQILGDQHGELVHLFERECSIQRRHQKIIEEAPSPVVDPGMRAQMGEAAVKLAKAIGYHNAGTVEMIVAPDGAFYFLEVNTRLQVEHPVTEAITDVDLVELQIRVARGEELPLDQEMVTHMASGHALECRIYAEDPSQDFLPQSGRILEWDVPSRDWLRVDAGVESGSEVSIHYDPMLAKVITWGAARIDAVERMIWALRRLSVQGIRTNREFLITVLRHEAFLAGELHTHFIEEHLSDVASGAEPGLVRDAALAACLHDQANRARPLPSVRSGFRNNRFVDQELAFSHHDVPVVVRYADLGQDRFRVSVTVGDDDPVVTHVRRVAHAGASLRFEDEAGHRQRARILSAGEVRHVMIDGRDVRLDVVPRFPDRSSESAADGAFAPMPGQIVEVLVSEGEAVTTGKTLVIMEAMKMEHSIGAPHDGVVAEVRVKKGAQVDEGEVLVVVRAADETAAQDEAAAEETE; encoded by the coding sequence ATGACGAATGTAGCGCACCGCCCGATTCACAAGCTGCTCATCGCCAACCGCGGCGAGATCGCGGCGCGCATCATGCGCACCTGCGCGGACATGGGCATCGAGACCGTGGCCGTCTTCAGCGACGCCGACGCGGACGCGCCCTTCGTGCGGCAGGCCGACGAGGCGGTGCGCATCGGGCCGGCCCCGAGCGCGGAGAGCTACCTCCGCGTCGACCGCATCCTCGAGGCGGCGAAGCGCACGGGCGCCGACGCCATTCACCCGGGCTTCGGCTTCCTCGCCGAGAACGCCGACTTCGCCCAGGCGGTCGAGGACGCCGGGCTCGTGTTCGTCGGCCCGAGCCCCGACGCCATCCGCGCGATGGGCAGCAAGCAGCGCGCGAAGAAGATCGCAGAGGACGCGGGGGTCCCCGTGATCCCCGGCTACGACGGCGCCGACCAGGACCCAGCGGTGCTCGCGGCGGAGGCGAAGAAGGTCGGCTTCCCGGTGCTCGTGAAGGCGAGCGCGGGCGGCGGCGGCAAGGGCATGCGCGTCGTGCGCGACGAGGGCGGCCTGATGGCGGCCATCGAGGGCGCGAAGCGCGAGGCCAAGAGCAGCTTCGGCGACGACACGCTGCTCATCGAGAAGTACGTCGAGCGGCCGCGGCACGTGGAGATCCAGATCCTCGGCGACCAGCACGGCGAGCTGGTGCACCTCTTCGAGCGCGAGTGCTCGATCCAGCGGCGCCATCAGAAGATCATCGAGGAGGCGCCGTCGCCCGTCGTCGACCCGGGCATGCGGGCGCAGATGGGTGAGGCGGCCGTGAAGCTCGCCAAGGCCATCGGCTATCACAACGCCGGCACGGTCGAGATGATCGTCGCGCCCGACGGCGCCTTCTACTTCCTCGAGGTCAACACGCGGCTGCAGGTCGAGCACCCGGTCACGGAGGCGATCACCGACGTCGACCTCGTGGAGCTGCAGATCCGGGTCGCGCGCGGCGAGGAGCTGCCGCTCGACCAGGAGATGGTCACTCACATGGCGAGCGGCCACGCGCTCGAGTGCCGCATCTACGCCGAGGATCCCTCGCAAGATTTCCTGCCGCAGAGCGGCCGCATCCTGGAGTGGGACGTGCCGAGCCGCGACTGGCTGCGCGTCGACGCGGGGGTCGAGAGCGGCAGCGAGGTGAGCATCCACTACGACCCGATGCTCGCGAAGGTGATCACCTGGGGCGCCGCGCGAATCGACGCGGTGGAGCGCATGATCTGGGCGCTGCGGCGGCTCTCGGTGCAGGGCATCCGCACGAACCGGGAGTTCTTGATCACCGTGCTGCGCCACGAGGCGTTCCTCGCCGGGGAGCTGCACACGCACTTCATCGAAGAGCACCTGAGTGACGTCGCGAGTGGGGCGGAGCCCGGGCTCGTGCGCGACGCGGCGCTCGCGGCCTGCCTGCACGACCAGGCCAACCGCGCGCGCCCCCTCCCGAGTGTCCGCAGCGGCTTCCGGAACAATCGCTTCGTCGATCAGGAGCTGGCCTTCTCGCACCACGATGTCCCGGTCGTCGTGCGCTACGCGGACCTGGGCCAGGACCGCTTCAGGGTCTCGGTGACCGTGGGCGATGACGACCCGGTGGTCACTCACGTGCGCCGCGTGGCGCACGCGGGAGCGTCGCTGAGGTTCGAGGACGAGGCCGGGCACCGCCAGCGCGCGCGCATCCTCTCGGCCGGGGAGGTGCGGCACGTGATGATCGACGGCCGCGACGTGCGCCTCGACGTCGTGCCTCGCTTCCCCGACCGCAGCTCCGAGAGCGCCGCGGATGGCGCCTTCGCGCCCATGCCGGGACAGATCGTCGAGGTCCTGGTGAGCGAGGGGGAGGCCGTCACCACGGGCAAGACGCTCGTGATCATGGAGGCGATGAAGATGGAGCACTCCATCGGCGCGCCTCACGACGGCGTCGTGGCCGAGGTGCG